One window of the Ureibacillus sp. FSL W7-1570 genome contains the following:
- a CDS encoding multidrug effflux MFS transporter, protein MDDRLQEQMHERMNRKPMKLAAILGALGAFAPLSIDMYLPALPHIAKELHTSQSIVQLSLTFFLFGLVLGQLMVGPISDAKGRRKPLLFGLLVYAVCSLLCIFAPTIELFIVLRFLQGVSGASGIVLSRAILRDVFSGKKLTKVFAMLALVQGAAPVLAPVLGGIILLFAPWKGVFLFLAVVGLVMFFIVLFYLPESLDVRMRSKGSIKETFITFKKLFLDRSFIGYALVIAFLFTMMFAYISGSSFVFQEMYGLSAQLYSLIFAVNGIGIVLCSQLTGRLVGIVSEKKLLVTGIGLSFVGTAVLLVLLLLKAKIYFILPPLFLAIASMGMVNTSGQSLALQNQGKVAGSASALLGVLQYVIAGSFAPLTGLGNDPSVSMGIVMMIGSVFAILSYLFLIRKNQVVTDK, encoded by the coding sequence ATGGATGACCGTTTGCAAGAACAAATGCATGAACGAATGAATAGAAAGCCGATGAAGCTTGCGGCCATTTTGGGGGCATTGGGGGCTTTTGCTCCGTTGTCCATAGATATGTATTTACCGGCACTCCCGCATATTGCAAAAGAACTTCATACAAGCCAATCAATTGTGCAGTTGAGTTTAACTTTTTTCTTATTTGGACTTGTATTGGGCCAATTGATGGTGGGCCCGATCAGTGATGCAAAGGGACGGCGGAAACCGTTGTTGTTTGGGCTTTTGGTTTATGCTGTGTGTTCATTGTTGTGTATTTTTGCTCCAACCATTGAACTATTTATTGTTTTGAGATTTTTGCAGGGAGTATCTGGTGCAAGCGGTATTGTGCTGTCCCGCGCCATTTTGAGGGATGTTTTTTCCGGAAAAAAATTGACGAAGGTTTTTGCTATGCTGGCTTTGGTGCAAGGTGCTGCTCCGGTATTGGCTCCGGTGCTTGGGGGCATTATATTGCTTTTCGCTCCTTGGAAAGGGGTATTTCTATTCTTGGCGGTTGTCGGGTTGGTCATGTTCTTCATTGTTCTGTTTTATTTACCGGAATCATTGGATGTTCGTATGCGGAGCAAGGGAAGCATTAAAGAAACGTTCATCACCTTCAAAAAATTGTTTCTGGACCGCAGCTTTATCGGATATGCATTAGTGATCGCCTTTTTGTTTACCATGATGTTTGCGTATATTTCGGGTTCTTCCTTTGTATTCCAAGAGATGTATGGACTTTCCGCGCAGCTTTATAGTTTGATTTTTGCCGTGAATGGCATTGGCATTGTTCTGTGCAGCCAATTGACCGGGCGGTTAGTGGGGATTGTGAGCGAAAAGAAGTTGTTGGTTACCGGAATCGGACTGTCCTTTGTCGGAACGGCTGTTTTATTGGTGCTGCTTCTATTGAAGGCAAAGATTTATTTCATTTTGCCGCCATTATTTTTGGCGATTGCCAGCATGGGAATGGTCAATACATCCGGACAATCATTGGCTTTGCAAAATCAGGGGAAAGTGGCCGGAAGTGCTTCCGCTTTGCTGGGAGTATTGCAATACGTGATTGCGGGATCCTTTGCGCCTCTGACAGGATTGGGAAATGATCCATCTGTATCGATGGGGATTGTAATGATGATTGGAAGTGTTTTCGCCATTCTTTCTTATCTTTTCCTGATCAGGAAGAATCAAGTGGTAACTGATAAATAG
- a CDS encoding DUF554 domain-containing protein, which yields MIGTIVNTVCILVGSLVGSILKKGIKEEYQTALFTAMGFAATALGVNAIVQNMPNSEYPILFIVSLSIGGLVGTIIDFDGKFKKVVDRFSKTDLSKGLSTAILLFCIGTLSILGPVESALHQNHTYLFTNATLDLVTSMALAATYGIGIAFAAVVLFCWQGAIYLSATYIAPFLTNELMTEVSIVGGILILSSGLSILGIKDSKSLNMLPALFVPVLWFLILAVFK from the coding sequence ATGATTGGCACAATCGTTAATACCGTTTGTATTCTGGTGGGCAGCTTGGTAGGCAGCATATTGAAAAAGGGGATTAAAGAGGAATACCAAACGGCGTTATTTACCGCAATGGGATTTGCGGCTACAGCATTGGGCGTAAATGCCATTGTTCAAAATATGCCCAATAGTGAATACCCGATATTATTTATCGTGAGTTTATCGATCGGCGGGTTGGTGGGAACAATCATCGATTTTGACGGGAAATTCAAAAAAGTCGTTGATCGTTTTTCAAAAACGGATTTAAGCAAGGGATTATCTACGGCAATTTTGCTGTTTTGTATTGGCACTTTATCGATATTAGGGCCTGTGGAAAGCGCGCTTCATCAAAATCATACATATTTATTTACCAATGCAACCCTGGATTTGGTGACATCAATGGCATTGGCTGCCACTTACGGCATCGGCATCGCGTTTGCAGCGGTAGTATTGTTTTGCTGGCAGGGGGCTATTTATCTAAGCGCAACCTATATCGCTCCTTTTTTGACAAATGAATTGATGACGGAAGTTTCCATTGTGGGCGGCATATTGATCTTAAGTTCAGGATTGTCGATTTTGGGAATCAAGGACAGCAAGTCGTTGAACATGCTGCCGGCGCTATTTGTACCGGTGCTTTGGTTTCTCATTCTGGCGGTGTTTAAATGA
- the bioD gene encoding dethiobiotin synthase, with protein MNHFWVAGTDTDVGKTFITTLIMRYLQRKGLKVVPYKPVQTGAVKKGDITYYYDTSTYLNYSLHPLSPESINSYSFPVPASPHYAAELEGEWISGAQILNKISHLTKEYDAVICEGAGGLFVPLQPHTALTLLDIIQRSKLPVVLVTPSKLGMLNHTLLSLDALNTRGIEVLGIVINQYKNSPIEQNNVQTLRRFIPDKPIVIVEGNRTIESFDGETIFERLITVELLGTSRP; from the coding sequence TTGAACCATTTTTGGGTTGCAGGAACAGACACCGATGTAGGGAAAACTTTCATCACAACATTGATTATGCGGTATTTGCAAAGAAAAGGGTTAAAAGTTGTACCCTATAAGCCCGTACAAACGGGAGCGGTAAAAAAGGGGGATATAACATACTATTACGATACGTCTACTTACTTAAATTATAGTTTGCATCCTTTATCTCCCGAATCAATCAATTCATATTCTTTCCCTGTTCCCGCCTCTCCCCATTATGCCGCCGAGCTGGAGGGGGAATGGATCAGTGGGGCACAAATACTGAATAAAATAAGCCATTTAACAAAAGAATATGACGCTGTGATTTGCGAAGGGGCTGGAGGGCTGTTTGTACCTTTGCAACCCCATACTGCATTGACCTTGTTGGATATCATTCAACGCTCAAAACTGCCGGTTGTATTGGTGACACCCTCAAAACTTGGCATGCTCAATCACACATTATTATCTCTTGATGCTCTGAATACAAGAGGAATAGAAGTGCTTGGCATCGTCATCAACCAATATAAAAATAGTCCCATTGAACAAAATAACGTCCAAACTTTGCGCCGGTTCATTCCTGACAAGCCAATAGTCATTGTCGAGGGAAACCGGACGATTGAAAGCTTTGACGGAGAAACGATTTTTGAAAGGCTGATTACGGTTGAATTACTTGGAACTTCAAGACCTTGA
- the bioA gene encoding adenosylmethionine--8-amino-7-oxononanoate transaminase — protein sequence MNYLELQDLDLKHIWHPCSQMKDYESFPPIVIERGEGVWLYDKQGNRYLDAVSSWWVNLFGHANPRISKAIADQAKKLEHVIFANFTHEPAIHVAKKLVDKTPDGLEKVFFADNGSAAIEIALKMSFQYRVQTGQPNKQRFLTFTNAYHGETLGALSVGAVDLYNKVFTPLLLNVVRAEGPNCYRCPFNENPGTCDAPCTLFVEEQFEKHADTLSAAIIEPLIQIAGGMNMYPPVFLKKLRALCDQYDVHLIADEIAVGFGRTGTLFACEQADITPDFLCLSKGITGGYLPLSAVLTTNKIYYAFYDDYGTMKAFLHSHSYTGNPLALRAAKEVLAIFEEEKVLEKIADKAKLLNQLAHEAFDSLPTVGEYRQTGFVGAIELVADKKSKAPLPEEERIGYQIYKRALKKGILLRPLGNILYFMPPYVISEEEIEWMVETAKQEIMEFFKERKVGIR from the coding sequence TTGAATTACTTGGAACTTCAAGACCTTGATCTAAAACATATTTGGCATCCTTGCTCCCAAATGAAAGACTATGAATCTTTCCCTCCTATCGTCATTGAGCGGGGCGAAGGAGTCTGGCTGTACGATAAGCAAGGAAACCGTTATTTGGATGCTGTTTCCTCCTGGTGGGTCAACTTGTTTGGACATGCCAATCCGCGCATCAGCAAGGCAATCGCTGATCAGGCAAAAAAATTGGAACATGTCATCTTTGCAAACTTTACCCATGAACCGGCCATCCACGTGGCAAAAAAGCTGGTGGACAAAACACCGGATGGCTTGGAAAAAGTATTTTTCGCCGATAACGGTTCAGCCGCCATCGAAATTGCATTGAAAATGAGTTTTCAATATAGAGTCCAAACCGGCCAACCGAATAAACAACGGTTCTTGACTTTTACCAATGCCTATCATGGGGAAACACTCGGAGCATTATCTGTCGGGGCAGTCGACTTGTACAACAAAGTATTTACACCCCTTCTTTTGAATGTCGTCCGTGCAGAAGGACCGAATTGTTACCGCTGTCCATTTAATGAAAATCCAGGCACATGTGATGCTCCTTGCACCCTGTTTGTTGAAGAACAGTTCGAAAAACATGCGGACACCCTTTCCGCCGCCATCATCGAACCGTTAATCCAAATAGCAGGCGGCATGAACATGTATCCCCCTGTTTTCTTAAAAAAATTAAGAGCATTGTGTGACCAGTACGATGTGCATCTCATTGCAGATGAAATCGCGGTCGGCTTTGGAAGAACAGGCACGTTATTTGCGTGCGAACAAGCGGACATTACTCCGGATTTCCTCTGTTTATCCAAGGGCATTACTGGCGGTTACTTGCCTCTTTCGGCAGTGTTGACGACAAACAAAATCTATTACGCCTTTTATGACGATTACGGCACGATGAAAGCTTTCTTACATTCCCATAGCTACACGGGAAATCCCCTGGCATTGCGTGCAGCCAAGGAAGTCCTCGCCATCTTTGAAGAAGAGAAGGTATTAGAAAAAATTGCGGACAAAGCAAAATTATTAAACCAACTGGCGCATGAAGCCTTCGATTCACTTCCAACCGTTGGGGAATATCGTCAAACGGGATTTGTCGGAGCCATTGAACTGGTTGCCGATAAAAAGTCAAAAGCGCCACTCCCTGAAGAAGAGCGTATTGGCTATCAAATATACAAAAGGGCATTGAAAAAAGGAATTTTGCTCAGACCCCTTGGCAACATCTTATATTTCATGCCTCCATACGTCATTTCCGAAGAAGAAATTGAATGGATGGTGGAAACGGCAAAACAGGAAATCATGGAATTTTTCAAAGAGAGAAAGGTGGGAATTCGATGA
- a CDS encoding biotin transporter BioY, with the protein MRNSQIYSLTLVAIFAALTAIGAFIKIPLPIVPFTLQIVIVFLAGSILGSKRGLQSQLVYILVGLAGLPVFTKGGGLTYVLQPTFGYLAGFALGAFVIGYIIERGGEEPSRLRFVMANLAGTFVIYAIGAPYVYLALNFWLDMPTSASTVFVTAFLSTVGVDIVLAMVTGLFARRIYFILNKRLINVLEATK; encoded by the coding sequence ATGAGAAATTCGCAAATTTATTCCCTTACACTCGTTGCAATATTTGCGGCGCTTACAGCAATTGGGGCATTCATCAAGATACCGTTGCCGATTGTGCCGTTTACACTGCAAATTGTCATCGTATTTTTGGCAGGATCGATTTTAGGAAGCAAAAGAGGTTTGCAGAGCCAATTGGTTTATATCTTGGTAGGTTTGGCAGGACTCCCTGTCTTTACAAAAGGGGGCGGGCTGACATATGTATTGCAGCCCACTTTCGGATATTTGGCCGGTTTTGCTTTAGGCGCTTTTGTGATCGGATACATTATTGAACGCGGAGGAGAAGAACCTTCCCGTTTACGATTTGTCATGGCGAATTTGGCAGGCACATTCGTGATTTACGCAATTGGTGCCCCTTACGTTTACTTGGCATTAAATTTCTGGCTTGATATGCCGACAAGCGCATCAACCGTATTTGTAACCGCCTTTTTAAGCACGGTAGGTGTTGACATTGTATTGGCGATGGTCACTGGACTTTTTGCAAGACGGATTTACTTCATTTTAAATAAAAGACTAATCAATGTATTGGAGGCAACAAAATGA
- the bioB gene encoding biotin synthase BioB, whose protein sequence is MNWQTLAQEVIDGKELSNEEAMAILNAEDDELLPLLHGAFTIRKHYFGKKVKLNMIMNAKSGYCPEDCGYCAQSSKSSAPITKYPFITKEEILEGARIAFENKIGTYCIVASGRGPTRKDVNVVSEAVKEIKEKYGLKVCACLGILKEEQAQQLKEAGVDRYNHNINTSERHHSFITTTHTYQDRVNTIDIVKKHGLSPCSGAIIGMKETKQDVIDIARALRALDADSIPVNFLHAIEGTKLEGTNELNPRYCLKVLALFRYMNPTKEIRISGGREVNLRSLQPLGLYAANSIFVGDYLTTEGQESNQDYQMLEDLGFEIELTEKQQELLNV, encoded by the coding sequence ATGAATTGGCAAACTCTAGCCCAAGAAGTCATTGACGGAAAAGAACTTTCAAATGAAGAAGCGATGGCGATTTTAAACGCGGAGGATGATGAACTCCTTCCATTATTGCATGGAGCATTTACAATCCGGAAACACTACTTCGGGAAAAAAGTGAAACTGAACATGATCATGAATGCAAAAAGCGGCTACTGCCCCGAAGATTGCGGTTATTGTGCCCAATCTTCGAAATCCTCTGCTCCGATCACAAAATATCCTTTCATCACAAAAGAGGAAATTTTGGAAGGGGCAAGAATCGCTTTCGAAAATAAAATTGGCACCTATTGCATCGTGGCAAGCGGCCGAGGTCCGACCCGGAAAGATGTGAACGTGGTCAGTGAAGCCGTGAAAGAAATTAAAGAAAAATACGGATTAAAAGTATGCGCCTGTTTGGGGATCTTAAAAGAAGAACAAGCACAGCAGCTGAAAGAAGCGGGTGTGGACCGTTACAACCACAATATCAATACATCCGAAAGACATCACTCATTCATCACGACAACCCATACGTACCAAGACCGGGTGAATACAATTGATATCGTGAAAAAGCACGGCCTTTCCCCTTGTTCCGGCGCCATCATCGGCATGAAAGAAACAAAACAGGATGTGATTGATATCGCCCGGGCTTTGCGGGCGCTTGATGCAGATTCCATTCCGGTCAACTTTTTGCATGCGATCGAGGGCACGAAACTGGAAGGGACAAATGAGCTGAATCCGCGCTATTGTCTGAAAGTCCTTGCCTTATTCCGCTACATGAACCCGACAAAAGAAATCCGCATTTCCGGCGGGCGAGAAGTGAATCTCCGTTCTTTGCAGCCGTTGGGATTATACGCGGCAAACAGCATTTTCGTCGGCGACTATTTGACAACGGAAGGACAAGAATCAAACCAGGACTATCAAATGCTGGAAGACTTGGGTTTTGAAATCGAGCTTACGGAAAAACAGCAGGAGCTGTTGAACGTTTAA
- a CDS encoding nitroreductase family protein, giving the protein MMEFFEAVKNRRSIRALEDEAVVPDEEVVEIVKSALNHTPTAFNGQETRVAILFGKHHKQLWDDAEKIARDKNPVDFERTQQRIQGFRNGHGTVLFFQDREVIEGLQNKMPHLRDALEAWAHQNQGMLQYVIWTGLEEVGYAASLQHIDIDIRPEWNIPENWKIIAQMPFGKQAQPAIEKEIIPVEKKLVVLK; this is encoded by the coding sequence ATGATGGAATTTTTTGAAGCAGTAAAAAATCGCCGGTCCATTCGTGCATTGGAAGATGAAGCGGTTGTACCTGATGAAGAAGTGGTTGAAATTGTCAAATCAGCTTTGAATCATACACCGACTGCATTCAATGGGCAAGAAACCCGTGTAGCCATTTTGTTTGGAAAACATCATAAACAACTTTGGGACGACGCGGAGAAAATTGCCCGCGATAAAAATCCGGTAGATTTTGAACGGACACAACAAAGAATTCAAGGTTTCCGCAATGGTCATGGAACCGTTTTATTCTTCCAAGACCGGGAAGTCATCGAAGGTTTGCAAAATAAAATGCCACATCTCCGTGATGCGCTTGAAGCATGGGCCCATCAAAACCAAGGCATGCTTCAATACGTCATCTGGACGGGATTAGAGGAGGTTGGTTATGCCGCATCCCTTCAACATATAGACATCGATATACGTCCAGAATGGAACATTCCTGAAAATTGGAAGATTATTGCGCAAATGCCTTTCGGTAAACAAGCGCAGCCGGCGATCGAAAAAGAGATTATCCCGGTGGAGAAAAAACTTGTTGTCCTTAAATAA
- a CDS encoding ABC transporter ATP-binding protein, which yields MNPAHVLTAKNLYAGYDKKTVLQDVTITIPSNKISVIIGGNGCGKSTLLKTMARLIKPASGQVMLDGKPIHQISTKQLARVLGYLPQSPIVPEGITVVDLVGRGRFPHHSFLKGWTSKDDEAVSEAMEIMNITDLADRYIDELSGGQRQRVWIAMALAQQTDILFLDEPTTYLDITYQVEILDMLTDLNRKRGTTIVLVLHDINLSARYADHIFAFQQGKLVAEGTPSEVINSQLIKDVFGLDCTVIQDPVSLSPSIVPIGRYHNHLENSRFECRLERC from the coding sequence ATGAATCCTGCACACGTGCTGACAGCAAAAAATTTATATGCGGGCTACGATAAAAAGACGGTTTTGCAAGATGTTACCATTACCATTCCAAGCAATAAAATCAGTGTGATTATCGGGGGGAATGGTTGTGGCAAATCCACATTGCTCAAGACGATGGCAAGGTTAATCAAGCCTGCAAGCGGCCAGGTCATGTTGGATGGGAAACCGATTCATCAAATCTCAACGAAACAATTGGCTCGTGTGTTAGGGTATTTGCCTCAATCACCCATTGTTCCTGAAGGGATCACTGTGGTTGATTTGGTAGGCCGGGGAAGATTTCCGCATCATTCGTTTTTAAAAGGCTGGACGAGCAAAGATGATGAAGCGGTCAGCGAAGCGATGGAAATCATGAACATTACGGATTTGGCGGATCGATATATCGATGAGCTGTCAGGCGGCCAAAGACAGCGGGTATGGATCGCAATGGCCCTAGCTCAACAGACGGATATCCTGTTTTTGGATGAACCAACCACCTATCTGGATATCACCTATCAGGTGGAAATATTGGATATGTTGACAGATTTGAACCGGAAACGGGGCACAACCATCGTATTGGTGCTGCATGATATCAATTTATCCGCCCGATATGCGGATCATATTTTTGCCTTCCAGCAAGGAAAGCTGGTGGCGGAAGGAACTCCGTCAGAAGTGATCAATAGCCAATTAATTAAAGATGTTTTTGGACTTGATTGCACAGTGATTCAAGATCCGGTTTCATTATCCCCATCCATTGTGCCAATTGGCAGATATCATAATCATTTGGAAAATTCCCGTTTTGAATGCCGTCTGGAAAGGTGCTGA
- a CDS encoding iron chelate uptake ABC transporter family permease subunit: MMNETLQLIRTARSRRFRRFVLLTSLLCLISFALCALMLMLGNTIYPVQDVIRVLLGEQVKGASFAVGTIRLPRMVAGLFAGFAFGAGGYVFQTMLRNPLANPNVIGITTGSSAAAVFCIVILHASLAMTSVAAVIGGLGTVLVIYLLAKGSSFSIGRLILIGIGIQAMLNSVISYLLLIGSRNDLPTALRWLSGSLNGLKMETLFPLIVTVVLFTPMLLLYGKQLEMLELGDQTATSLGVNVNMTRIMLMISSVLMIAIATATTGPIAFVSFLAGPIANRIMGSGYSNIIPAGLVGVILVLAGDLIGQHAFEARYPVGVITGVLGAPYLLYLLVRLNRKGGF; encoded by the coding sequence ATGATGAATGAGACATTGCAGTTAATTCGGACAGCTCGATCAAGAAGGTTTCGCCGTTTTGTGCTTTTGACATCCTTGCTTTGCCTGATCTCCTTTGCTTTGTGCGCCTTGATGCTGATGCTGGGCAACACGATTTATCCCGTCCAAGATGTCATCCGGGTGCTTCTTGGGGAACAAGTCAAGGGAGCATCTTTTGCTGTTGGAACGATCCGATTGCCACGGATGGTGGCAGGACTGTTTGCGGGGTTTGCCTTTGGGGCAGGCGGTTATGTGTTTCAAACGATGCTCCGCAACCCGCTCGCCAATCCGAATGTCATTGGGATTACAACAGGTTCGAGTGCCGCCGCCGTTTTTTGTATCGTCATCCTCCATGCGAGTTTGGCAATGACATCCGTTGCTGCCGTTATCGGCGGTTTAGGTACGGTTTTGGTGATCTATTTGTTGGCGAAAGGAAGTTCTTTTTCCATCGGACGATTGATTTTAATCGGCATTGGCATTCAGGCGATGCTCAATTCCGTCATTTCTTATTTATTGTTGATTGGAAGCCGGAATGATTTGCCAACCGCATTGCGTTGGTTGAGCGGAAGCTTAAATGGTTTGAAAATGGAAACCCTTTTTCCTTTAATCGTGACCGTTGTACTTTTTACTCCCATGCTGCTCTTATACGGCAAACAACTGGAAATGTTGGAATTGGGCGACCAAACCGCTACATCTCTAGGCGTGAACGTGAACATGACCAGAATTATGCTCATGATCAGTTCCGTTTTGATGATTGCGATCGCTACCGCAACGACAGGACCGATCGCCTTTGTGTCCTTCCTTGCGGGACCGATCGCCAATCGGATCATGGGTTCGGGTTATTCCAACATAATTCCTGCCGGGCTCGTTGGTGTCATTTTGGTGCTGGCCGGAGATTTGATTGGCCAACATGCCTTTGAAGCGAGATATCCTGTAGGGGTGATCACCGGCGTGCTTGGAGCGCCTTACTTACTCTATTTATTAGTCCGTTTGAATCGAAAGGGTGGTTTTTAA
- a CDS encoding iron ABC transporter permease, with protein sequence MKTTAYKENKQTLIPKRFAALLMVLVLLLGVCIIASLLFGSRAIGLADIMDGLFHSNVDTHEANVVRQRVVRTMFSIMCGVALGVSGALMQSVTRNPIADPSILGVNTGAALFVVTGIAFFHITSAGQYIWFAIVGAMITAVFVYSVGSMGSGGATPLKLVLAGAATSAVLSSLVSAIMIPRNNVMDQFRFWQVGSVGSGTWDSIMIFLPFLIVGLLIALMTAPALNAMLLGDEVAKSLGVRIGFIRLLAAFGGVLLCGAATALAGPIGFVGLLATHVIRLIIGPDMRYVIPMSALTGAIILTFSDVIGRILGSPGELEVGVVTAFIGAPILIFITMKAKVREI encoded by the coding sequence ATGAAAACGACTGCCTATAAAGAGAACAAGCAAACCCTCATCCCGAAAAGATTTGCAGCATTACTCATGGTGCTCGTATTATTGCTTGGTGTTTGCATCATCGCTTCGTTGCTGTTTGGTTCAAGGGCCATCGGTTTGGCGGATATCATGGACGGGTTATTTCATTCCAATGTCGATACCCACGAAGCCAATGTTGTGCGGCAAAGGGTGGTTCGCACGATGTTCAGCATCATGTGCGGTGTGGCTCTAGGGGTTTCCGGCGCTTTGATGCAATCAGTGACCCGCAATCCGATTGCAGACCCAAGCATTCTGGGAGTGAATACGGGAGCCGCCCTTTTTGTCGTAACCGGGATTGCATTTTTCCATATCACTTCTGCCGGTCAATATATTTGGTTTGCCATTGTCGGAGCAATGATAACAGCCGTATTCGTTTATTCGGTCGGTTCGATGGGAAGCGGTGGCGCGACGCCGTTGAAACTTGTATTGGCCGGGGCCGCGACAAGTGCCGTATTGTCATCGCTTGTCTCGGCCATTATGATTCCCCGCAACAACGTCATGGATCAATTCCGTTTTTGGCAAGTAGGCAGCGTAGGATCCGGCACGTGGGATTCCATTATGATTTTTCTTCCATTTCTAATTGTAGGTCTCCTGATTGCATTGATGACAGCGCCGGCTTTAAATGCAATGCTTTTGGGGGATGAGGTTGCCAAAAGTTTGGGTGTACGGATTGGGTTTATTCGGCTCCTTGCCGCATTTGGCGGAGTGCTGTTATGTGGTGCCGCAACCGCGCTTGCAGGCCCGATCGGGTTCGTCGGCTTGCTCGCAACCCATGTCATTCGATTAATCATTGGACCGGATATGCGATATGTCATCCCGATGTCCGCCTTGACAGGAGCGATCATTTTGACATTTTCCGATGTTATCGGCAGGATCCTGGGAAGTCCGGGGGAATTGGAAGTCGGAGTGGTGACGGCCTTTATCGGTGCCCCCATTTTAATCTTTATCACAATGAAAGCGAAAGTTCGTGAAATATGA
- a CDS encoding iron-siderophore ABC transporter substrate-binding protein, giving the protein MNLKRYLSVLSLTFIFLLVLAGCSGQSDDKDSKEAESNAEKNENRSEYPIVIKHAFGETVIEEKPERVVTISWANHDVALALGVVPVGFSAANYGVQDDSGMLPWTKEKLKELGVENPNIFQDTDGLDFEAIADAEPDVILAAYSGITQEEYDLLSQIAPVVAYPETPWVISWRDQILYNAKGMGMEEEGKQLIKDTENLIQEKAGEHPEIKGKKAAFASISAADLSKFYIYTTQDPRGEFLEELGMQYPESLIETFGDQDSFYIEMSAENADALNDLDIIVTYGDDNTLKALQNDPILGKVPAIQKGAVVVIGDNTPLAAAGNPNPLSIAYTIDEYLGLLSEAAKKLN; this is encoded by the coding sequence ATGAATCTTAAACGTTATCTTTCTGTTTTATCATTAACTTTCATATTTTTATTGGTCTTGGCGGGTTGTTCCGGTCAATCCGATGACAAAGATTCAAAAGAAGCTGAATCAAATGCGGAAAAAAATGAAAACCGTTCCGAATATCCAATTGTCATAAAACATGCCTTTGGTGAAACGGTGATTGAAGAGAAACCGGAACGCGTTGTAACAATTTCCTGGGCAAACCATGATGTGGCTTTGGCTTTGGGGGTTGTGCCGGTTGGATTCTCGGCCGCCAACTACGGCGTACAAGATGACAGCGGAATGCTTCCGTGGACAAAAGAGAAATTGAAAGAACTTGGTGTTGAAAATCCTAATATTTTCCAAGATACAGACGGTCTGGATTTCGAAGCGATTGCAGATGCTGAACCGGATGTAATCCTTGCCGCCTATTCCGGTATTACACAGGAAGAATATGATCTTTTAAGCCAAATCGCTCCGGTTGTGGCTTATCCGGAAACTCCATGGGTGATTTCTTGGAGAGACCAAATTTTATATAATGCCAAAGGAATGGGGATGGAAGAAGAAGGAAAGCAACTGATTAAGGACACTGAAAACTTAATTCAAGAGAAAGCGGGCGAACATCCTGAAATCAAAGGGAAAAAAGCCGCTTTTGCTTCCATCAGCGCAGCCGATTTATCCAAATTCTACATTTATACAACTCAAGACCCTCGCGGTGAATTTCTTGAGGAATTGGGAATGCAATATCCTGAAAGCTTAATCGAAACATTTGGGGATCAGGACAGTTTCTATATTGAAATGAGTGCGGAAAACGCGGATGCATTAAATGATTTGGACATCATCGTGACATACGGGGATGACAATACTTTAAAAGCGCTACAAAATGATCCGATTTTAGGCAAAGTGCCTGCCATTCAAAAAGGGGCCGTTGTAGTCATTGGCGATAATACGCCACTTGCGGCGGCGGGAAATCCGAATCCGCTATCCATTGCGTACACCATCGATGAATACTTGGGCTTACTTTCTGAAGCGGCCAAAAAGCTGAATTAA